A window of the Loxodonta africana isolate mLoxAfr1 chromosome 3, mLoxAfr1.hap2, whole genome shotgun sequence genome harbors these coding sequences:
- the LOC100657650 gene encoding olfactory receptor 7E24-like encodes MHSAGCLYTYFLFYNPFFFPQSCLFYMEPQNLTGISEFLLLGLSEDPELQPLLFRLFLTMYLVTVLGNLLIILAVSSDPCLHIPMYFFLSNLALADTGFISTTVPRMLVNIQTQSKSITYEACLTQVSFFILFACWDVLLLTVMAYDRFVAICHPLHYLVIMNPRLCGFLVLVSCFISLLNSQLHCLMVSQLTFYMEVKIPHFFCDPSQLLNLARSDTFTKNILVYFIGAIFGGVPVSGILFSYSRIISLILRVPSSGGRYKAFSTCGSHLSVVCLFFGTGLGAYLSSAISSSPRKDAVASVMYTVVAPMLNPFIYSLRNRDINRALWRLLRRTA; translated from the coding sequence atgcacaGTGCTGGGTGCCTGtatacttattttcttttttataacccttttttctttccccaaagcTGTCTCTTCTACATGGAACCACAGAATCTGACAGGTATCTCAGAATTCCTCCTCCTGGGCCTCTCTGAGGACCCAGAATTGCAGCCGCTCCTTTTTAGGCTGTTTCTCACCATGTACCTGGTCACTGTTCTTGGAAATCTGCTCATTATCCTGGCTGTCAGCTCTGACCCCTGCCTTCACatccccatgtacttcttcctatcTAATCTGGCCTTGGCTGACACTGGTTTCATTTCCACCACAGTCCCCAGGATGCTAGTGAACATCCAGACACAGAGCAAATCTATCACGTATGAGGCCTGCCTGACACAAGTgtccttttttattctttttgcctGTTGGGACGTCCTCCTTCTGactgtgatggcctatgaccggttTGTGGCCATCTGTCACCCACTTCACTACCTTGTCATCATGAACCCTCGCCTCTGTGGcttcctggttttggtgtcatgtTTCATCAGCCTTTTGAACTCCCAGCTGCACTGCTTGATGGTGTCACAACTCACCTTCTACATGGAAGTGAAAATTCCTCATTTCTTTTGCGACCCTTCTCAACTTCTCAATCTTGCCCGTTCTGacaccttcaccaaaaacatactAGTATATTTTATTGGTGCCATTTTTGGTGGCGTTCCAGTCTCAGGAATCCTTTTCTCTTACAGTCGAATCATTTCCTTGATTTTGAGAGTCCCATCATCAGGTGGGAGGTATAAAGCCTTTTCCACGTGTGGTTCTCACCTGTCAGTAgtttgcttattttttggaaCTGGTCTTGGAGCTTACTTAAGTTCAGCTATCTCATCTTCTCCCAGGAAAGATGCGGTGGCCTCAGTGATGTACACCGTGGTCGcccccatgctgaaccccttcatctacagcctgaggaacagggACATCAATAGGGCTCTGTGGAGGCTCCTCAGGAGAACAGCTTGA